Sequence from the Verrucomicrobiia bacterium genome:
TTCGCCGTGGATCTTGCGGGCGCCGGGATCGTCCACGTGTCCGGCGCGGAGGCACCAGCGTCGCCAGGCGGGGAGGGTGAGGCAGGAGGCGAGGAAGGCGCCGAGGAGGGAGGCCAGGTAGAGGGAGAAGGGGAAGGTCACGGCTGGCCGGGGAGGAGACGGAGGTAGAGGGCGTGGAGATCGTCGATCATCCGCTCGACGGGGAATACGTCGCGGACCAGGTCGCGTCCCTGGCGTCCGAGGGTGGCACGGTGATCGGGGTCGCTGGCGAGCCGGCGGATGGCGGCGCGGAGGAGGTCGAGGCGTCCGGGGGGAACAAGGTGGCCGGTCTGGTTGGGGAGACAGACTTCGGGGGCGCCGTCGCAGTCGTAGGCGACCACGGGGCGGCCGGCGGCGAGGGCCTGGGGGAGGGCGCGGGCGAGGCCCTCGCGGAGGGACAGGTGGACGAGAATGTCCATGACGCCGAGGAGAGCGGGGATCTGGGAGGGGGGAACGAGGCCGGTGAAGATGAAGTAGGGGGCAAGACCGAGGCGGTCGATGGCGGTTTGGAGACGGGCGCGGTGGGAACCGTCGCCGACGAGCAGGAAGCGGAGGCGCGGGATTTCGCGGATCAGATCCGGGGCGGCGGCGATGAGGTCGTCGTGGCCCTTGAGGGCGAAGAGGCGGGCGATTTTTCCGACGACGAAGTGATCGGGGTCAAGGCCGAGGCGGGCGCGGAGAGCGGGGTCGGGTTGGGCGGAGAGGAAGGGTTGGAGATCGAAGCCGCTGACGATGCGGGTGTATTGGGAGGGGATGCCGATACCGGCGGCGAGGTACTGGCGCGTCATGGCGTCGGCGACGGTGACGAAGTGGGTGGTAAGGCGGCCGGCGAGGCGTTCGGCGGCGCGGAGGAGGAGGTTGGGGATGCGGCCCTGGAAGGGTCCGAAGGAGGGGCCGTGGAGGGTGTGGACGACGACGGGGACGCGGGCGAGGCGGGAGGCGAGCCGGCCGAGGAAGCCGGCCTTGCCGCTGTGGGTATGGACGATGTGGGGCTGGGTGGAACGGAAGTGGCGGGCGAGGGCGAGGAGGGCGATGGGATCGAGGACGGGATGGATGGGGCGGACGAGGGAGGGAAGGACGGTGAGGAGATTGGGGACGGCTTGGGCGGCGGGTTCGAGGGAACCTTCGGGGCCGGAGGTGGGTCCGGAGAGGAGGCGGGCGTCCAGGCCGTGGCGGGTGCGGAGGCCGAGGACGGAAGCGAGGGTGTTTTCCTGGGCGCCTCCGATGATCAGGCGGGTGATGAGGTGGAGGACGCGCATGGGTACGGGGACCTGGCGACGTCCGGGCGTGGGGTCCGGGAATTGGGACCGGGTGTTGGGGGGGGGTGTGGGGGAGGAGGGAGGGAGGGAGGGGGATCAGCCGTTGGGGAGGCGACCGGCGGCGATGTCGTTGAGGCGGTCCTGGGCGGTACGGGCCTCAGGGGAACCGGGGATGGCGTTTTCGAGGAACTGCCGGTAATGGCGGCGGGCGCTGGTGGCATTGCCGCGTTGGAAGTCGATTTCGCCGAGGTGATAGAAGATGGCATTCATGCGCGGGGCGAGTTCGAGGAGGCGGCGGTAATCGGCTTCGGCGTCGTCGAGGCGTTGGAGCCGGGAATTGGCGAGGGCACGATTGACGAGGGCGGGGAAGAAGCCGGGTTGGATTTCGAGGGCGCGGTCGAGGGTTTGGATGGCTTCGGGGAGGGCGCCGATGTGCATCTGGATGGCGCTCTTGGTGATGAGAGGGCGGGGATCGCCGGGGGTGGCGGCGACGAGGCGTTCGGCGGCCGCGAGGGCGGCGTTGGTCATATTGGCCGAGATATAGATATCGTTGAGGGTGCGGAGGGCGTCGAGGCGTTCGGGGAACCGGCTTTGGGCTTCGAGGAGGATGCGTTCGGCCTCGGGGAGGTCGCCCTGATGGAAGCGGGCCCAGGCTTCGAGGCTGGCGAGGTCGGTGGCATGGGCGGAATGGATGTCGGAGAACTGGGTACGGATGCCGGCGACGATGCGCAGGACCTCATCGTAGAGGCCGCACTGGAGGGTGGCGCTGGCGAGCCAGAGGCGGGTTTCGATGTTGCCGGGTTGGAGGGTGGCGGCGCGGGCGAACTGGCGGGCGGCCTGGCGGTGGAGATTGCCATCCGAGAAGGTGCGGCCCTGGCGGAAGCGGAAGGACGGTTCGTCCACCGGACCGCAGACCCGCAGGAAGAGGCCGATGTCGCCGCGGAACCGGTCGAGCTGGGCGGAGACATCCTTGTCGAGGATCAGGGCATCCCGTTTGCCTTCGCGAAGCTGCTCGTTGTAGGCGGCATTGATGAGGGCGGCGGTGTTGTCCTCGCTGAGTTCGATGGCAGCGGCGAAGAAGCGGGCGGCTTCCTGGAGCTGTCCGGTTTCCTGGAGGGTGACGCCCCAGGTGTTGAAGGCGCGGGACCAGTGGGAGGCGACGCGGGCGGCGTCGGTGACGCGGTGCCGTTTCAGGCGGGCGATGAGGGGTTCGTCCACGAGGCGTTCACGGATGCGGGTCCAGGCGGCGTGGGTGGCCTCGAAGGAGTCGTCGGGGAGGCGGGGGAGGACGTAGGTATTGGTGGGCTGGGGATCGAGGACGAAGACGGTGCCGGCGGGGACCTGGTGGAAGGGCTCGAAGTAGTACCCGAAGCTTGGGTGCAGGTAGTAGATTCGGTGGACTTGGGAGAGGACGACGAGCTGGCGGAGGAGGGCGATGTCGGGGAGGGGATCGGAGAGTTCCTCGAGGACGAGGGCGGGCCAGCGGTCTCCGAGGGTTTGTTCGAGGCGGCGGTGGTAAACCTGCCAGCGCGAGGCGTCGGTACTGAGGAAGATGGGCGGGGTTGGGCGTGGGGACTGACGGGACAGGCCGGTGGCAAGGAGGAGGAGGGTGGGATCGTCGCTGAGGATGGCCTGGGATCGGCCGTCGGGTTCCGCGGGGGGGAGGAGGGATTCGGCGAGTTCGCGGGTCAAGGGCCCATTCTGGCCGCGGATGGCGGGGAGGTTGTGGAAGACGAGGCCGGCGGCGGCGGCGAGGGCGGCGAGGGCGGCGAAGCCGCCGACCATCTGGTTGAGGGCCTGCATACCATCGGAGGCGCGTTTGAGTTTGCGGTCGGGCTCCTGGGCGAAGATGAGGATGACGTAGCCGACGAGGTAACCGATGGCGAGGGCGGTGAGGAGATAGAAGCGGAGGAAGGCGACGGGCAGGCCGGTGCCGAGGGCGCGGGGGCTGAAGGGCGGGTCGAACATGACCCAGGCACAGAAGACGAGGAACGTTGCGTGGATGAGGCGGAAGAAGAAATTGGTCAGGGCTGTTCCGGCGGCGCTGAGATCGCCGAAGGTGGAGGGCCAGCGGATGCCGATGAAGACGATGGGGACGATGGAGGTGACACAGCAGAACAGGAGAATCCAGCGGGGGAAGGCGAGGATGAGATTGCGCTGGATGCTGAGGGAGGTGCGGAGGATTTCGAACAGGGAGGCGTCGGCCTGGCCGGAGACTTTCAGGGCGATGGGTTCGACGAGGTAGAGGAGGAGGCCGGCGAGGCCGGCGGCGGTGGTACGGGTGAGGAACCGGCCGTCGAAGAAGGCGATGCCCTTGGCCCAGACGATGGCGGCGACGAAGAGCGGGCAGAAGGCGATCAGGCCCCAGTCGTTGGCGACGCCGGCGCCGAAGGCGAAGGAGAGCCAGGCGAGGTAGCGGTCCTCCTGGAGGACGCGGAAGCGGAGGAAGCAGTAGATGCAGAAGGCGAAGAGGAAGAGGTTGACCATTTCGCCGGTAAACGCGGTGGCATGTTCCCAGAAGGTCAATTGGGCGCCGAGGAGGATGGCGGCGGCGACCGGAGGGACCCAGGCAATGGGGACCGAGAGGAAGCTGAAGTCGCTTCGTTCGCGCTGGCGCTGGTCGCGGGTGCGGTCGTGGGGGAGGAGGGCGACGCATTTGGCGAAGAGCCCGAGGGTGCCGGCGGCGAGGAGGGCGGCGAGGAGGTTGAGGGCGGTGGGCAGCCAGGCGTCCGGCAGTCCGCGCAGGGGCAAGGTCAGCAGGAGAGTGACGGGAGGCAGGCGGTAGGTACTCCAGTCCCAGCCGGCGATTTTGCCGACGATGGGCACGCTTTCGAGGCTGACCCAGGGGTGGAGGGTGATCCAGAAGACGGCCAGTCCTGCTGCGGCGATGAGCCAGGGAAGGGCGAAATGAATGAATCGGGAATGTTGCCGGGCGGGCATAGGCGACGGAGGGGGGAGTTTGGGGAGGGCCTTCGCGCGTTGGCAAGAAGGCGTTCGGCCGGGGACGGGGGAAATCGTGAAAGGCCTAACGGCTCAGATCGAGGAAGTTTCGGAGGAGAGTGAGACCGATCTCCTGGCTTTTCTCCGGGTGAAACTGGGTGGCGAACAGGCGTCCGCGCCAGATGGCCGAAGCGAAGCGTTCGCCGTAATCGGTCCAGCAGGCCACCACGGACGGATCGGCTGGGCGGGGGAAGTAGCCATGGACGAAATAGGCGTGGCTGCCGTCGGGGATGCCGCGGAACAGGGGGCAGTCGGCGCGGGCGAAGTGGAGCCGGTTCCAGCCGATCTGGGGGATTTTGAGGTCGGGGGTGGGGGTGAAGCGGACGACGGGACCGGGTAGGATGCCGAGGCCGGGTTCAGTGGAGGCGAACTCCTCGCTGCGATTGAAGAGGGCCTGGTATCCCACGCAGATGCCGAGGAAGGGCCGGTCGGCGGCGATGAAGTCCTTCAGGACGGTGAGGAAACCCTGGGCCTGGAGGGCGCGGAGACAGTCGTCGAAGGCGCCCACGCCGGGGAGGACGGCGGCGCGGGCGTCGGCCAGTTCGTCGCCGTGCCGGACGATGCGGACCTCGGCGCCGACCTGAAGGAGGGCCTTATGGACACTGCGGAGATTGCCCGAGCCGTAGTCGATCAACGCAAGCACGGCGCGAGAGTGGGGCGTGCCGGGCGCCTGAGCAATCCGGGAGCGCCTCGCGGGCGTGCTGGGAGGGTGACGGTCAGGTAAAGAAGCGGATGGTGAAGGGGTATTGGAAGGTCTCGCCGTTGCTGACCTTGATGGAGGCGACGATGGCGAGGATGAGGGCGGCCAGGCTGACGACGAAGGCGCAGAACAGGAAGAGGAAGCCGACGAGGATGAACAGGGTGGCGGCGCCGAGGAGGCCGAGTCCCCAGGAATAGATGAGGGCGGAGAGTTGGAAGTTGAGGGCTTCCTTGCCGTTGGCGTCGATGGTCGGGTGGTCGTTGCGTTTGACGAGCCAGAACACCAGCGGGCCGACGACGGCGCCGAAGGACGGGATGAGGAGTCCGGTGAGTGCGGCGAGGTGACAGAGCATGCTCCAGAGTCGCACCTCCTTTTCGGGCAGGGCTGGCGTGGTGATGGGGGTCATGGGGGGCGAGGGGGCGGACGGATGGGGCGGATCGGGCGGATCGGGCGGCGGGGGGGGTGAGGTGGGGTTCATGGCGGGGGAATTGATCTGTCAGGCACCACCCGCCCAGGCCGGTTTTTGTTTCAGGTGGAAGAGCATTTCTCCGGCGCGGGGGACGAGGAGCACGCCTTCTTCTTCGCGATTGCGGAAGTCCTCGGGCTGGAGGGAGGCGGGGTCGCGATAGCCGAGGTTGATGCGGCGGCAGGTTTCGGGGGGGATGGCGGTGGCGAGGGTGACGCGGGCGCGAGGGGTTTCGATGCCCTCGTGGTAGGTGCCGAGGCCGTGGACATGGCAGCTATGGGCGAGGACGCCCCAGGGGTAGTCGCGGAAGCGGTTCCATTGCTGGAGAAAATAATCGCGACAGTGGTAGCCGATTTCGAGGAGGAGCCGGCCGTGGGTGGCGGAGATTTCGCGGATGTGGGGGGCGTAGATGATCAATTCGCCGCCATCGGCGAGGACCGGTTCGAGCTTGTACATGCATTTCCCTCCGGTCCACAGCTCGTCGTACATGGTCGGGGCGCAGGAGAGGATGGTGTGGAAGGGGCGGTCCCGGTAGGTGATGTGAACGTCGCGGGAGAGGTCGCTGGCGGCGGCCCAGGCCTCCTCCGGGGTTCCGGCGAAGAGGCCGGCGAGGGAGCGGTCGGGGCGGACCACGAGGCAGAAGCAGGTTTTGGGGAGGGGAACCATGGCCCCGGCGCGATCGACCACCTGCCGGACCGGGGTGCGGGCCTGGCCGATGATCATCGGGTTGGTCACCACGGCGCCGAGCCAATGGAAGAAATTGAGGATTTCGGGGCCGGCGACGCCAGGGAAGAGGTACTTGTTGCCGCCGGAGAAGCCGACGACTTCGTGGGGGAACACCGGGCCGACGATGAGGATGTGGTCGTAGTCGAAGAGCCGCCGGTTGACCCGGACCGGGACATCCATGGCGAACCGGCCACCGGTCAGGTGCTCGATTTCAGCCGCGGGAATGGTCCCGAGGGTCTGGAGGGCGGCGTCGTTGTCCCATTCGTGGTTGAAGAAACGGACGTTGCGGTACCGGGATTGGCGTTCGGCTTCGGAGAGATCGAGGCGCTGGCAGATGGCGGGTTCGGACAGGGGTTGATGGGTGCCGAGTGCGATCATGACATCCAGGGCGGCGCAGGCGTCCCCGAGGTGGTCGTGAAGGGCCCGAAAAAGGAGACCAATCGGGGCGGTCCGGGTGAGGTCCGGGACGATCAGCAGCAGGCGCCGTCCGCGGAAGGTGTCGAGGGGACAGGCGCGGGCGACGCAGGCGGCGACCTCGGCGGGAGAGACCGGGCGATCGGGGTGGGCGATGCCGTGGGGTGCGGACATGGGGGGAGCGTAGCGGGCCACGGCTGGCGGGGCGAGCCGATGGACGGAAGGGACGGAAGGGACGGAAGGGACTGAGGGGGGGGTTAATCCAGGACCGAGGCGACGGCGGATCGGAGGGCGGCGATGGTTTGGGCGCAGGCGGGGTCGTTATCGAGCTGGTTCAGGGGAGCATTGAAGGGCTCGGCGCGGACGGGTCCGTCGTAGCCCATGGTGAGGAGGGCGCGGAGGAAGCCGCGGACGGGGATGACGCCGGTGGCGGCGGGGAGTTCGCGGCGGTTGTCCTGTTGTTCGGCGAGGGGGATGCCGGCGGGGGCATCGTTGAGATCGACGGCGACGACATCGGCATTGCGGACGGCGGCGAGGTCTTCGGGGGATTCGCCGGCGGTCCACCAGTGCCAGGAGTCGAGGATGAGGCCGGTCCCGGGAACATCGATGGCGGCGAGGAGTTCGCGGGTTTGGGAGAGGTTGTGGACGAACGGGAACTGGAAGCGGGCGCGAAGGCTTGGGGTGCCGACGTATTCGAGGCCGAAGCGGAGACCGTGGTCGGCGAGGATCCGGGAGACGGCCCGGAGCCGGGAGGCATGGAGATGGAGGTTTTCGGCGTAGGGACGGTCGTTGCTGCCCGGCGAGATCCAGGTGCCGATACGGGTGGCCCCGGCGCGTTGAAGGGCGGCGGCGACGGGGGGCAGGCGGTCGAGATCACGCCGGAAGGTTTCCTCGTCGCGCCGGTATTCGACGGGAAGGCCGGCGGAGCCCCAGCGGAGGCCGAGTGCCTGGAGGGTTTCGATCGCCCGGGCGAGACCGTCCTGGTCCTGGCGGGCGAGGAAGGCGCCGTCGGGCTGAACGGATTCGAAGCCGTGGGCATGGGCGAGGCGAAGGAGGGCGAGGGGTTCGGCGGAAACGCCGATGGCGCCGGGGGTGAGATCGAGGGTGAAGCGTCGGCGGGGCAGGGTGGCGGCGAGGGAGAGGCGGTGGAGGGTGGCCAGGGACGCGGTGGCGAGTGAGAGTTGGGTGAGGAACCGGCGTCGGGGGAGCGCATTCATGGCGGCGGGAGGGTGCGGGGCCGAGAGGCGGCCTCAGGCTTCAGGTTCAGGTCTCAGGTTTCAGGTCTCAGGTTTCAGGTTTCAGGTTTCAGGTTTCAGGTTTCAGGTCTCAGGTTTCAAAGTGGCTGAACAGTCCTGGGTGGGGCATCGGGCCAGGTGAAGCGGAAGGTGGTGCCGACGCCCTCTTCGGAGGCCACATGGATCTGGCCGCCGCGGCGCTCGACGATGCGTTTGACGAGGGCGAGGCCGACGCCGGTTCCGGGGCGGTCGGGGAGGAGTTCGAGGCGCTGGAAGAGGCCGAAGATCTTCTCATGAAAGCGGGCGGGGATCCCGGGGCCGTTGTCGGAAACGCTGAACTCCCAGGCGGGGCCGACGCGGCGGGAGGTGACCTGGATGCGGCCTTCGGGTTTGTCGAGGAACTTGATGGCGTTGTCGAAGAGGTTGAGGAAGATCTGATGGAGCTGGTGGGGGACACCGGAGACGGTGGGGAGGGGTTCGGGGGTGCGGATGGTGAAGTTGGGGGGTGGATCGAGGAGCTTGGAGAGTTCCGCGACGAGGCGGTTAAGATCGACGAGCGACTCCGGGCCGAGGCCGCGTCCGACGCGGCTGTAGGCAAGGATGCCGTCGATCAGGGCGTGGAGTTTGCGGACGCGGCCCTGGAGTTTGCCGATGAGGAGGCGGC
This genomic interval carries:
- a CDS encoding glycosyltransferase family 4 protein, with the translated sequence MRVLHLITRLIIGGAQENTLASVLGLRTRHGLDARLLSGPTSGPEGSLEPAAQAVPNLLTVLPSLVRPIHPVLDPIALLALARHFRSTQPHIVHTHSGKAGFLGRLASRLARVPVVVHTLHGPSFGPFQGRIPNLLLRAAERLAGRLTTHFVTVADAMTRQYLAAGIGIPSQYTRIVSGFDLQPFLSAQPDPALRARLGLDPDHFVVGKIARLFALKGHDDLIAAAPDLIREIPRLRFLLVGDGSHRARLQTAIDRLGLAPYFIFTGLVPPSQIPALLGVMDILVHLSLREGLARALPQALAAGRPVVAYDCDGAPEVCLPNQTGHLVPPGRLDLLRAAIRRLASDPDHRATLGRQGRDLVRDVFPVERMIDDLHALYLRLLPGQP
- the hisH gene encoding imidazole glycerol phosphate synthase subunit HisH, encoding MLALIDYGSGNLRSVHKALLQVGAEVRIVRHGDELADARAAVLPGVGAFDDCLRALQAQGFLTVLKDFIAADRPFLGICVGYQALFNRSEEFASTEPGLGILPGPVVRFTPTPDLKIPQIGWNRLHFARADCPLFRGIPDGSHAYFVHGYFPRPADPSVVACWTDYGERFASAIWRGRLFATQFHPEKSQEIGLTLLRNFLDLSR
- a CDS encoding DUF4870 domain-containing protein, encoding MTPITTPALPEKEVRLWSMLCHLAALTGLLIPSFGAVVGPLVFWLVKRNDHPTIDANGKEALNFQLSALIYSWGLGLLGAATLFILVGFLFLFCAFVVSLAALILAIVASIKVSNGETFQYPFTIRFFT
- a CDS encoding DUF2088 domain-containing protein; translated protein: MSAPHGIAHPDRPVSPAEVAACVARACPLDTFRGRRLLLIVPDLTRTAPIGLLFRALHDHLGDACAALDVMIALGTHQPLSEPAICQRLDLSEAERQSRYRNVRFFNHEWDNDAALQTLGTIPAAEIEHLTGGRFAMDVPVRVNRRLFDYDHILIVGPVFPHEVVGFSGGNKYLFPGVAGPEILNFFHWLGAVVTNPMIIGQARTPVRQVVDRAGAMVPLPKTCFCLVVRPDRSLAGLFAGTPEEAWAAASDLSRDVHITYRDRPFHTILSCAPTMYDELWTGGKCMYKLEPVLADGGELIIYAPHIREISATHGRLLLEIGYHCRDYFLQQWNRFRDYPWGVLAHSCHVHGLGTYHEGIETPRARVTLATAIPPETCRRINLGYRDPASLQPEDFRNREEEGVLLVPRAGEMLFHLKQKPAWAGGA
- a CDS encoding sugar phosphate isomerase/epimerase; protein product: MNALPRRRFLTQLSLATASLATLHRLSLAATLPRRRFTLDLTPGAIGVSAEPLALLRLAHAHGFESVQPDGAFLARQDQDGLARAIETLQALGLRWGSAGLPVEYRRDEETFRRDLDRLPPVAAALQRAGATRIGTWISPGSNDRPYAENLHLHASRLRAVSRILADHGLRFGLEYVGTPSLRARFQFPFVHNLSQTRELLAAIDVPGTGLILDSWHWWTAGESPEDLAAVRNADVVAVDLNDAPAGIPLAEQQDNRRELPAATGVIPVRGFLRALLTMGYDGPVRAEPFNAPLNQLDNDPACAQTIAALRSAVASVLD